From the genome of Podospora bellae-mahoneyi strain CBS 112042 chromosome 2, whole genome shotgun sequence:
TGACCTTTCTAACACCGAAATTACAACACAGGCTCCAAGGCCGTATTCGCCGGCAGTTGACACCGATACGAGAAACCCACGACATACCGATCCCTCGGCGGATTCGCAAGGATGGCCATTGCTCGCCCCGTAAGGGTCCTGGGCTTTGCGGCCGTGGTGATGTGGTTCTTCTTCATCTGGCAGGTCCTGAAgccgacatcaccaccaaaacacaaGGCCAAAGAGATCATCAAGTCATTCGAACGAGATCCAAACCTAGACCGTACGCCAACCCCGTTTCCGATACACCATGGCATCGCGCGCTGACACTGCTATCAAACAGCAACGGGAGAGCCAGAAGGCATTTTAGTTCACGCGTCCGAGGAATATGCACCCGGCCCCGCGGGCACCGCCCGAATCAATGCCACCCTACTTGCCCTCGTACGAAATGAGGAGCTCAACGACATGCTCTCCTCCATGCGCGACCTCGAAAGAACATGGAACCACAAGTTCAACTACCCCTGGACCTTCTTCAACGATGTCCCTTTCACCGAAGAattcaagaagaagacgcaaGCTCTTACCAAAGCAGAATGCCGCTACGAACTCATCCCGAAGGAACACTGGGCTGTCCCCGAATGGATCAACATGGACCTCTACAAGGAATCCACCCAGATTctcaaggaaaagaaggtcCAATACGCTGACATGATTTCCTACCACCAAATGTGCCGCTGGAACAGTGGCCTCTTCTATCACCACCCTGCTTTGGCCAATACGCAGTACTACTGGCGCGTGGAGCCCAAGGTTCACTTCTTCTGTGATGTCGACTATGACGTCTTCCGCTACATGcaggacaacaacaagacctaCGGCTTCACCATCAATCTCTATGATTCTCCCGACTCGATCCCTACTCTGTGGCCCGAGACCCTGAAATTCATTGCCGAGCACCCCGAGTATGTTCACGAGAACAACGCCATGGACT
Proteins encoded in this window:
- the KTR4 gene encoding putative mannosyltransferase ktr4 (COG:G; CAZy:GT15; EggNog:ENOG503NW4D), whose translation is MAIARPVRVLGFAAVVMWFFFIWQVLKPTSPPKHKAKEIIKSFERDPNLDPTGEPEGILVHASEEYAPGPAGTARINATLLALVRNEELNDMLSSMRDLERTWNHKFNYPWTFFNDVPFTEEFKKKTQALTKAECRYELIPKEHWAVPEWINMDLYKESTQILKEKKVQYADMISYHQMCRWNSGLFYHHPALANTQYYWRVEPKVHFFCDVDYDVFRYMQDNNKTYGFTINLYDSPDSIPTLWPETLKFIAEHPEYVHENNAMDWLTDKVRRPDHNKKANGYSTCHFWSNFEIADMSFWRSKAYEDYFNHLDRTGNFFYERWGDAPVHSIGLGLFEDKSRIHWFRDIGYQHIPFFNCPNSPKCKGCVTGRFTDGESFLYREDCRPNWFKFVSQG